In one window of Ovis aries strain OAR_USU_Benz2616 breed Rambouillet chromosome 5, ARS-UI_Ramb_v3.0, whole genome shotgun sequence DNA:
- the RGL3 gene encoding ral guanine nucleotide dissociation stimulator-like 3 isoform X5 yields MDRTAAGKEFALAQLQDWGEETEDGAVYSVSLRRQHSQRSSPGTGPQGTQAPSPAADTFLHYRTSKVRALRAARLERLVRELVSGDPEQDPGFVPAFLATHRAFVPTDRVLGLLLPPPAPPLPPGVKIKKTEGRDLTFNKNLRAVVSVLGSWLRDHPQDFWDPPAHSDLGSVCSFLGWAAPSGAEAREAEKLLGDFLKEAEAEQEEEEQSQTQAGPPGTAQILCPDSPVGCLENEEGLVWEGPELLDFSVDDVAEQLTLMDVELFSRLRPFECLGSVWSQRDRPGAASIAPTVRATVTQFNTVTGCVLGSVLGEPGLAAPQRAQRLEKWIRIAQEATQGPQEEDAPAGSPSSGDLINFEKRRKEWEILARIQQLQRRCQSYCLSPRPPILAALRAQHKLSEEQSYRISRVIEPPASSCPSSPRIRRQISLTKRLSAKLSRERVSSPGGSPGDPSSSTSSLSPASPPSSPRTKDPPTGSPPASPGPQSPSTKLPLSPDLPGPWPLALPLSGPHISLSGQQGSEARVIRVSIDNDHGNLYRSILLTSQDKAPSVVQRALEKHNVAQPLVRDYQLFQVLPGDRELLIPDNANVFYAMSPAAPGDFVLRRKEGAQHTTSVSLPPPPGYGPHGQQGVWLLSPGGREGPPL; encoded by the exons ATGGACCGCACAGCAGCGGGCAAGGAGTTCGCCCTG GCGCAGCTGCAGGACTGGGGAGAGGAGACCGAGGACGGCGCGGTGTACAGTGTCTCCCTGCGGCGGCAGCACAGTCAGCGTTCGAGTCCGGGGACAGGGCCCCAGGGCACCCAG GCCCCCAGCCCCGCGGCCGACACCTTCCTTCATTACCGCACCAGCAAGGTGCGGGCGCTGAGGGCGGCGCGGCTGGAGCGGCTAGTGCGGGAGTTGGTGTCGGGAGACCCCGAGCAGGACCCAGGCTTCGTGCCTGCCTTCCTGGCCACCCACAGGGCCTTCGTGCCTACTGACCGTGTGCTGGGCCTCCTCCTGCCGCCACCGGCGCCGCCACTCCCGCCCGG ggtaaaaatcaagaaaacagaaggaagagatCTGACTTTCAACAAGAACTTGAG GGCTGTGGTGTCGGTGCTGGGCTCATGGCTGCGGGACCACCCTCAGGATTTCTGGGATCCCCCTGCCCACTCGGACCTAGGCAGTGTTTGCAGCTTTCTGGGCTGGGCAGCTCCATCAGGGGCTGAGGCCCGGGAGGCCGAAAAGCTGCTAGGAGATTTCCTGAAGGAGGCTGAggcagagcaggaggaagaggagcagtCCCAGACACAGGCAG GACCCCCTGGGACTGCCCAGATCCTCTGCCCAGACTCCCCGGTGGGCTGCCTGGAAAACGAGGAGGGCCTCGTGTGGGAAGGCCCTGAGCTTCTGGACTTCAGTGTAGATGATGTGGCGGAGCAGCTGACCCTGATGGACGTG GAGCTCTTCTCGCGCCTGCGGCCCTTCGAGTGCCTGGGCTCCGTGTGGTCGCAGCGGGACCGGCCGGGGGCCGCAAGCATCGCCCCCACTGTGCGCGCCACCGTGACCCAGTTCAACACAGTGACCGGCTGCGTGCTGGGCTCAGTGCTGGGGGAACCGGGCCTTGCCGCCCCGCAGAGGGCGCAGCGGCTGGAGAAGTGGATCCGCATAGCTCAG gaGGCAACTCAGGGGCCCCAAGAGGAGGATGCCCCTGCAGGAAGCCCGTCCTCG GGGGATCTCATCAACtttgagaagaggaggaag GAGTGGGAGATCCTGGCCCGCATCCAGCAGCTGCAGAGACGCTGTCAGAGCTACTGCCTGAGCCCCCGCCCGCCCATCCTGGCCGCCCTGCGTGCCCAGCACAAGCTCAGCGAGGAGCAGAG CTATCGCATCTCCCGGGTCATTgagccaccagcctcctcctgccccagctccCCACGCATCCGACGGCAAATCAGCCTGACCAAGCGCCTCAGTGC GAAGCTGTCCCGGGAGAGAGTTTCATCCCCTGGTGGAAGTCCTGGGGATCCCTCATCCTCCACCTCAAG TCTGTCCCCAGCATCCCCTCCATCCAGTCCTAGAACCAAGGACCCTCCTACAGGCAGTCCTCCAGCCTCTCCAGGGCCCCAGAGCCCCAGCACCAAG CTGCCCCTGAGCCCAGACCTgccaggcccctggcccctggccctgcccttgAGTGGCCCTCATATCTCCCTCTCTGGGCAGCAGGGCTCAGAGGCCCGCGTCATCCGGGTCAGCATCGACAACGACCACGGTAATCTGTATCGGAGCATCTTG CTCACTAGTCAGGACAAGGCCCCCAGCGTGGTCCAGCGAGCCTTGGAAAAACACAATGTGGCCCAGCCCTTGGTCCGGGACTATCAGCTCTTCCAAGTCCTTCCTGGGGACAGGG AGCTCCTGATTCCTGACAACGCCAACGTGTTCTATGCCATGAGTCCAGCTGCCCCTGGAGACTTCGTCCTGCGGCGGAAGGAGGGGGCCCAGCACACAACCTCAGTCTCCCtaccccctcctccaggatatgGGCCTCATGGGCAGCAAGGGGTCTGGCTTCTATcaccaggaggcagggaggggcctcCTCTGTGA
- the RGL3 gene encoding ral guanine nucleotide dissociation stimulator-like 3 isoform X3 has product MDRTAAGKEFALAQLQDWGEETEDGAVYSVSLRRQHSQRSSPGTGPQGTQAPSPAADTFLHYRTSKVRALRAARLERLVRELVSGDPEQDPGFVPAFLATHRAFVPTDRVLGLLLPPPAPPLPPGVKIKKTEGRDLTFNKNLRAVVSVLGSWLRDHPQDFWDPPAHSDLGSVCSFLGWAAPSGAEAREAEKLLGDFLKEAEAEQEEEEQSQTQAGPPGTAQILCPDSPVGCLENEEGLVWEGPELLDFSVDDVAEQLTLMDVELFSRLRPFECLGSVWSQRDRPGAASIAPTVRATVTQFNTVTGCVLGSVLGEPGLAAPQRAQRLEKWIRIAQEATQGPQEEDAPAGSPSSKLPPGPIPYLGTFLTDLVMLDTALPDMLKGDLINFEKRRKEWEILARIQQLQRRCQSYCLSPRPPILAALRAQHKLSEEQSYRISRVIEPPASSCPSSPRIRRQISLTKRLSAKLSRERVSSPGGSPGDPSSSTSSLSPASPPSSPRTKDPPTGSPPASPGPQSPSTKLPLSPDLPGPWPLALPLSGPHISLSGQQGSEARVIRVSIDNDHGNLYRSILLTSQDKAPSVVQRALEKHNVAQPLVRDYQLFQVLPGDRELLIPDNANVFYAMSPAAPGDFVLRRKEGAQHTTSVSLPPPPGYGPHGQQGVWLLSPGGREGPPL; this is encoded by the exons ATGGACCGCACAGCAGCGGGCAAGGAGTTCGCCCTG GCGCAGCTGCAGGACTGGGGAGAGGAGACCGAGGACGGCGCGGTGTACAGTGTCTCCCTGCGGCGGCAGCACAGTCAGCGTTCGAGTCCGGGGACAGGGCCCCAGGGCACCCAG GCCCCCAGCCCCGCGGCCGACACCTTCCTTCATTACCGCACCAGCAAGGTGCGGGCGCTGAGGGCGGCGCGGCTGGAGCGGCTAGTGCGGGAGTTGGTGTCGGGAGACCCCGAGCAGGACCCAGGCTTCGTGCCTGCCTTCCTGGCCACCCACAGGGCCTTCGTGCCTACTGACCGTGTGCTGGGCCTCCTCCTGCCGCCACCGGCGCCGCCACTCCCGCCCGG ggtaaaaatcaagaaaacagaaggaagagatCTGACTTTCAACAAGAACTTGAG GGCTGTGGTGTCGGTGCTGGGCTCATGGCTGCGGGACCACCCTCAGGATTTCTGGGATCCCCCTGCCCACTCGGACCTAGGCAGTGTTTGCAGCTTTCTGGGCTGGGCAGCTCCATCAGGGGCTGAGGCCCGGGAGGCCGAAAAGCTGCTAGGAGATTTCCTGAAGGAGGCTGAggcagagcaggaggaagaggagcagtCCCAGACACAGGCAG GACCCCCTGGGACTGCCCAGATCCTCTGCCCAGACTCCCCGGTGGGCTGCCTGGAAAACGAGGAGGGCCTCGTGTGGGAAGGCCCTGAGCTTCTGGACTTCAGTGTAGATGATGTGGCGGAGCAGCTGACCCTGATGGACGTG GAGCTCTTCTCGCGCCTGCGGCCCTTCGAGTGCCTGGGCTCCGTGTGGTCGCAGCGGGACCGGCCGGGGGCCGCAAGCATCGCCCCCACTGTGCGCGCCACCGTGACCCAGTTCAACACAGTGACCGGCTGCGTGCTGGGCTCAGTGCTGGGGGAACCGGGCCTTGCCGCCCCGCAGAGGGCGCAGCGGCTGGAGAAGTGGATCCGCATAGCTCAG gaGGCAACTCAGGGGCCCCAAGAGGAGGATGCCCCTGCAGGAAGCCCGTCCTCG AAACTGCCCCCAGGCCCCATCCCCTACCTTGGCACCTTTCTCACGGACCTGGTAATGCTGGATACCGCCCTGCCGGATATGCTGAAG GGGGATCTCATCAACtttgagaagaggaggaag GAGTGGGAGATCCTGGCCCGCATCCAGCAGCTGCAGAGACGCTGTCAGAGCTACTGCCTGAGCCCCCGCCCGCCCATCCTGGCCGCCCTGCGTGCCCAGCACAAGCTCAGCGAGGAGCAGAG CTATCGCATCTCCCGGGTCATTgagccaccagcctcctcctgccccagctccCCACGCATCCGACGGCAAATCAGCCTGACCAAGCGCCTCAGTGC GAAGCTGTCCCGGGAGAGAGTTTCATCCCCTGGTGGAAGTCCTGGGGATCCCTCATCCTCCACCTCAAG TCTGTCCCCAGCATCCCCTCCATCCAGTCCTAGAACCAAGGACCCTCCTACAGGCAGTCCTCCAGCCTCTCCAGGGCCCCAGAGCCCCAGCACCAAG CTGCCCCTGAGCCCAGACCTgccaggcccctggcccctggccctgcccttgAGTGGCCCTCATATCTCCCTCTCTGGGCAGCAGGGCTCAGAGGCCCGCGTCATCCGGGTCAGCATCGACAACGACCACGGTAATCTGTATCGGAGCATCTTG CTCACTAGTCAGGACAAGGCCCCCAGCGTGGTCCAGCGAGCCTTGGAAAAACACAATGTGGCCCAGCCCTTGGTCCGGGACTATCAGCTCTTCCAAGTCCTTCCTGGGGACAGGG AGCTCCTGATTCCTGACAACGCCAACGTGTTCTATGCCATGAGTCCAGCTGCCCCTGGAGACTTCGTCCTGCGGCGGAAGGAGGGGGCCCAGCACACAACCTCAGTCTCCCtaccccctcctccaggatatgGGCCTCATGGGCAGCAAGGGGTCTGGCTTCTATcaccaggaggcagggaggggcctcCTCTGTGA
- the RGL3 gene encoding ral guanine nucleotide dissociation stimulator-like 3 isoform X2, producing the protein MDRTAAGKEFALAQLQDWGEETEDGAVYSVSLRRQHSQRSSPGTGPQGTQAPSPAADTFLHYRTSKVRALRAARLERLVRELVSGDPEQDPGFVPAFLATHRAFVPTDRVLGLLLPPPAPPLPPGVKIKKTEGRDLTFNKNLRAVVSVLGSWLRDHPQDFWDPPAHSDLGSVCSFLGWAAPSGAEAREAEKLLGDFLKEAEAEQEEEEQSQTQAGPPGTAQILCPDSPVGCLENEEGLVWEGPELLDFSVDDVAEQLTLMDVELFSRLRPFECLGSVWSQRDRPGAASIAPTVRATVTQFNTVTGCVLGSVLGEPGLAAPQRAQRLEKWIRIAQRCRELRNFSSLRAILSALQSNPIYRLKRSWGAVSREPLSTFRKLAQIFSDENNHLSSREILSQEATQGPQEEDAPAGSPSSGDLINFEKRRKEWEILARIQQLQRRCQSYCLSPRPPILAALRAQHKLSEEQSYRISRVIEPPASSCPSSPRIRRQISLTKRLSAKLSRERVSSPGGSPGDPSSSTSSLSPASPPSSPRTKDPPTGSPPASPGPQSPSTKLPLSPDLPGPWPLALPLSGPHISLSGQQGSEARVIRVSIDNDHGNLYRSILLTSQDKAPSVVQRALEKHNVAQPLVRDYQLFQVLPGDRELLIPDNANVFYAMSPAAPGDFVLRRKEGAQHTTSVSLPPPPGYGPHGQQGVWLLSPGGREGPPL; encoded by the exons ATGGACCGCACAGCAGCGGGCAAGGAGTTCGCCCTG GCGCAGCTGCAGGACTGGGGAGAGGAGACCGAGGACGGCGCGGTGTACAGTGTCTCCCTGCGGCGGCAGCACAGTCAGCGTTCGAGTCCGGGGACAGGGCCCCAGGGCACCCAG GCCCCCAGCCCCGCGGCCGACACCTTCCTTCATTACCGCACCAGCAAGGTGCGGGCGCTGAGGGCGGCGCGGCTGGAGCGGCTAGTGCGGGAGTTGGTGTCGGGAGACCCCGAGCAGGACCCAGGCTTCGTGCCTGCCTTCCTGGCCACCCACAGGGCCTTCGTGCCTACTGACCGTGTGCTGGGCCTCCTCCTGCCGCCACCGGCGCCGCCACTCCCGCCCGG ggtaaaaatcaagaaaacagaaggaagagatCTGACTTTCAACAAGAACTTGAG GGCTGTGGTGTCGGTGCTGGGCTCATGGCTGCGGGACCACCCTCAGGATTTCTGGGATCCCCCTGCCCACTCGGACCTAGGCAGTGTTTGCAGCTTTCTGGGCTGGGCAGCTCCATCAGGGGCTGAGGCCCGGGAGGCCGAAAAGCTGCTAGGAGATTTCCTGAAGGAGGCTGAggcagagcaggaggaagaggagcagtCCCAGACACAGGCAG GACCCCCTGGGACTGCCCAGATCCTCTGCCCAGACTCCCCGGTGGGCTGCCTGGAAAACGAGGAGGGCCTCGTGTGGGAAGGCCCTGAGCTTCTGGACTTCAGTGTAGATGATGTGGCGGAGCAGCTGACCCTGATGGACGTG GAGCTCTTCTCGCGCCTGCGGCCCTTCGAGTGCCTGGGCTCCGTGTGGTCGCAGCGGGACCGGCCGGGGGCCGCAAGCATCGCCCCCACTGTGCGCGCCACCGTGACCCAGTTCAACACAGTGACCGGCTGCGTGCTGGGCTCAGTGCTGGGGGAACCGGGCCTTGCCGCCCCGCAGAGGGCGCAGCGGCTGGAGAAGTGGATCCGCATAGCTCAG CGCTGCCGGGAACTGCGGAACTTCTCCTCCCTGCGCGCCATCCTGTCCGCCCTGCAGTCTAACCCCATCTACAGGCTGAAGCGCAGCTGGGGCGCCGTGAGCCG GGAACCATTATCCACTTTCAGGAAACTTGCCCAGATTTTCTCCGATGAGAACAACCATCTGAGCAGCAGAGAGATTCTCTCCCAG gaGGCAACTCAGGGGCCCCAAGAGGAGGATGCCCCTGCAGGAAGCCCGTCCTCG GGGGATCTCATCAACtttgagaagaggaggaag GAGTGGGAGATCCTGGCCCGCATCCAGCAGCTGCAGAGACGCTGTCAGAGCTACTGCCTGAGCCCCCGCCCGCCCATCCTGGCCGCCCTGCGTGCCCAGCACAAGCTCAGCGAGGAGCAGAG CTATCGCATCTCCCGGGTCATTgagccaccagcctcctcctgccccagctccCCACGCATCCGACGGCAAATCAGCCTGACCAAGCGCCTCAGTGC GAAGCTGTCCCGGGAGAGAGTTTCATCCCCTGGTGGAAGTCCTGGGGATCCCTCATCCTCCACCTCAAG TCTGTCCCCAGCATCCCCTCCATCCAGTCCTAGAACCAAGGACCCTCCTACAGGCAGTCCTCCAGCCTCTCCAGGGCCCCAGAGCCCCAGCACCAAG CTGCCCCTGAGCCCAGACCTgccaggcccctggcccctggccctgcccttgAGTGGCCCTCATATCTCCCTCTCTGGGCAGCAGGGCTCAGAGGCCCGCGTCATCCGGGTCAGCATCGACAACGACCACGGTAATCTGTATCGGAGCATCTTG CTCACTAGTCAGGACAAGGCCCCCAGCGTGGTCCAGCGAGCCTTGGAAAAACACAATGTGGCCCAGCCCTTGGTCCGGGACTATCAGCTCTTCCAAGTCCTTCCTGGGGACAGGG AGCTCCTGATTCCTGACAACGCCAACGTGTTCTATGCCATGAGTCCAGCTGCCCCTGGAGACTTCGTCCTGCGGCGGAAGGAGGGGGCCCAGCACACAACCTCAGTCTCCCtaccccctcctccaggatatgGGCCTCATGGGCAGCAAGGGGTCTGGCTTCTATcaccaggaggcagggaggggcctcCTCTGTGA
- the RGL3 gene encoding ral guanine nucleotide dissociation stimulator-like 3 isoform X1 produces the protein MDRTAAGKEFALAQLQDWGEETEDGAVYSVSLRRQHSQRSSPGTGPQGTQAPSPAADTFLHYRTSKVRALRAARLERLVRELVSGDPEQDPGFVPAFLATHRAFVPTDRVLGLLLPPPAPPLPPGVKIKKTEGRDLTFNKNLRAVVSVLGSWLRDHPQDFWDPPAHSDLGSVCSFLGWAAPSGAEAREAEKLLGDFLKEAEAEQEEEEQSQTQAGPPGTAQILCPDSPVGCLENEEGLVWEGPELLDFSVDDVAEQLTLMDVELFSRLRPFECLGSVWSQRDRPGAASIAPTVRATVTQFNTVTGCVLGSVLGEPGLAAPQRAQRLEKWIRIAQRCRELRNFSSLRAILSALQSNPIYRLKRSWGAVSREPLSTFRKLAQIFSDENNHLSSREILSQEATQGPQEEDAPAGSPSSKLPPGPIPYLGTFLTDLVMLDTALPDMLKGDLINFEKRRKEWEILARIQQLQRRCQSYCLSPRPPILAALRAQHKLSEEQSYRISRVIEPPASSCPSSPRIRRQISLTKRLSAKLSRERVSSPGGSPGDPSSSTSSLSPASPPSSPRTKDPPTGSPPASPGPQSPSTKLPLSPDLPGPWPLALPLSGPHISLSGQQGSEARVIRVSIDNDHGNLYRSILLTSQDKAPSVVQRALEKHNVAQPLVRDYQLFQVLPGDRELLIPDNANVFYAMSPAAPGDFVLRRKEGAQHTTSVSLPPPPGYGPHGQQGVWLLSPGGREGPPL, from the exons ATGGACCGCACAGCAGCGGGCAAGGAGTTCGCCCTG GCGCAGCTGCAGGACTGGGGAGAGGAGACCGAGGACGGCGCGGTGTACAGTGTCTCCCTGCGGCGGCAGCACAGTCAGCGTTCGAGTCCGGGGACAGGGCCCCAGGGCACCCAG GCCCCCAGCCCCGCGGCCGACACCTTCCTTCATTACCGCACCAGCAAGGTGCGGGCGCTGAGGGCGGCGCGGCTGGAGCGGCTAGTGCGGGAGTTGGTGTCGGGAGACCCCGAGCAGGACCCAGGCTTCGTGCCTGCCTTCCTGGCCACCCACAGGGCCTTCGTGCCTACTGACCGTGTGCTGGGCCTCCTCCTGCCGCCACCGGCGCCGCCACTCCCGCCCGG ggtaaaaatcaagaaaacagaaggaagagatCTGACTTTCAACAAGAACTTGAG GGCTGTGGTGTCGGTGCTGGGCTCATGGCTGCGGGACCACCCTCAGGATTTCTGGGATCCCCCTGCCCACTCGGACCTAGGCAGTGTTTGCAGCTTTCTGGGCTGGGCAGCTCCATCAGGGGCTGAGGCCCGGGAGGCCGAAAAGCTGCTAGGAGATTTCCTGAAGGAGGCTGAggcagagcaggaggaagaggagcagtCCCAGACACAGGCAG GACCCCCTGGGACTGCCCAGATCCTCTGCCCAGACTCCCCGGTGGGCTGCCTGGAAAACGAGGAGGGCCTCGTGTGGGAAGGCCCTGAGCTTCTGGACTTCAGTGTAGATGATGTGGCGGAGCAGCTGACCCTGATGGACGTG GAGCTCTTCTCGCGCCTGCGGCCCTTCGAGTGCCTGGGCTCCGTGTGGTCGCAGCGGGACCGGCCGGGGGCCGCAAGCATCGCCCCCACTGTGCGCGCCACCGTGACCCAGTTCAACACAGTGACCGGCTGCGTGCTGGGCTCAGTGCTGGGGGAACCGGGCCTTGCCGCCCCGCAGAGGGCGCAGCGGCTGGAGAAGTGGATCCGCATAGCTCAG CGCTGCCGGGAACTGCGGAACTTCTCCTCCCTGCGCGCCATCCTGTCCGCCCTGCAGTCTAACCCCATCTACAGGCTGAAGCGCAGCTGGGGCGCCGTGAGCCG GGAACCATTATCCACTTTCAGGAAACTTGCCCAGATTTTCTCCGATGAGAACAACCATCTGAGCAGCAGAGAGATTCTCTCCCAG gaGGCAACTCAGGGGCCCCAAGAGGAGGATGCCCCTGCAGGAAGCCCGTCCTCG AAACTGCCCCCAGGCCCCATCCCCTACCTTGGCACCTTTCTCACGGACCTGGTAATGCTGGATACCGCCCTGCCGGATATGCTGAAG GGGGATCTCATCAACtttgagaagaggaggaag GAGTGGGAGATCCTGGCCCGCATCCAGCAGCTGCAGAGACGCTGTCAGAGCTACTGCCTGAGCCCCCGCCCGCCCATCCTGGCCGCCCTGCGTGCCCAGCACAAGCTCAGCGAGGAGCAGAG CTATCGCATCTCCCGGGTCATTgagccaccagcctcctcctgccccagctccCCACGCATCCGACGGCAAATCAGCCTGACCAAGCGCCTCAGTGC GAAGCTGTCCCGGGAGAGAGTTTCATCCCCTGGTGGAAGTCCTGGGGATCCCTCATCCTCCACCTCAAG TCTGTCCCCAGCATCCCCTCCATCCAGTCCTAGAACCAAGGACCCTCCTACAGGCAGTCCTCCAGCCTCTCCAGGGCCCCAGAGCCCCAGCACCAAG CTGCCCCTGAGCCCAGACCTgccaggcccctggcccctggccctgcccttgAGTGGCCCTCATATCTCCCTCTCTGGGCAGCAGGGCTCAGAGGCCCGCGTCATCCGGGTCAGCATCGACAACGACCACGGTAATCTGTATCGGAGCATCTTG CTCACTAGTCAGGACAAGGCCCCCAGCGTGGTCCAGCGAGCCTTGGAAAAACACAATGTGGCCCAGCCCTTGGTCCGGGACTATCAGCTCTTCCAAGTCCTTCCTGGGGACAGGG AGCTCCTGATTCCTGACAACGCCAACGTGTTCTATGCCATGAGTCCAGCTGCCCCTGGAGACTTCGTCCTGCGGCGGAAGGAGGGGGCCCAGCACACAACCTCAGTCTCCCtaccccctcctccaggatatgGGCCTCATGGGCAGCAAGGGGTCTGGCTTCTATcaccaggaggcagggaggggcctcCTCTGTGA
- the RGL3 gene encoding ral guanine nucleotide dissociation stimulator-like 3 isoform X4, which translates to MGEIIDRLLETGRQSASPSFQGPERRAQLQDWGEETEDGAVYSVSLRRQHSQRSSPGTGPQGTQAPSPAADTFLHYRTSKVRALRAARLERLVRELVSGDPEQDPGFVPAFLATHRAFVPTDRVLGLLLPPPAPPLPPGVKIKKTEGRDLTFNKNLRAVVSVLGSWLRDHPQDFWDPPAHSDLGSVCSFLGWAAPSGAEAREAEKLLGDFLKEAEAEQEEEEQSQTQAGPPGTAQILCPDSPVGCLENEEGLVWEGPELLDFSVDDVAEQLTLMDVELFSRLRPFECLGSVWSQRDRPGAASIAPTVRATVTQFNTVTGCVLGSVLGEPGLAAPQRAQRLEKWIRIAQRCRELRNFSSLRAILSALQSNPIYRLKRSWGAVSREPLSTFRKLAQIFSDENNHLSSREILSQEATQGPQEEDAPAGSPSSKLPPGPIPYLGTFLTDLVMLDTALPDMLKGDLINFEKRRKEWEILARIQQLQRRCQSYCLSPRPPILAALRAQHKLSEEQSYRISRVIEPPASSCPSSPRIRRQISLTKRLSAKLSRERVSSPGGSPGDPSSSTSSLSPASPPSSPRTKDPPTGSPPASPGPQSPSTKLPLSPDLPGPWPLALPLSGPHISLSGQQGSEARVIRVSIDNDHGNLYRSILLTSQDKAPSVVQRALEKHNVAQPLVRDYQLFQVLPGDRELLIPDNANVFYAMSPAAPGDFVLRRKEGAQHTTSVSLPPPPGYGPHGQQGVWLLSPGGREGPPL; encoded by the exons ATGGGAGAGATCATAGACAGACTCCTCGAGACTGGACGCCAAAGTGCCAGCCCATCCTTCCAAGGACCAGAGAGGAGG GCGCAGCTGCAGGACTGGGGAGAGGAGACCGAGGACGGCGCGGTGTACAGTGTCTCCCTGCGGCGGCAGCACAGTCAGCGTTCGAGTCCGGGGACAGGGCCCCAGGGCACCCAG GCCCCCAGCCCCGCGGCCGACACCTTCCTTCATTACCGCACCAGCAAGGTGCGGGCGCTGAGGGCGGCGCGGCTGGAGCGGCTAGTGCGGGAGTTGGTGTCGGGAGACCCCGAGCAGGACCCAGGCTTCGTGCCTGCCTTCCTGGCCACCCACAGGGCCTTCGTGCCTACTGACCGTGTGCTGGGCCTCCTCCTGCCGCCACCGGCGCCGCCACTCCCGCCCGG ggtaaaaatcaagaaaacagaaggaagagatCTGACTTTCAACAAGAACTTGAG GGCTGTGGTGTCGGTGCTGGGCTCATGGCTGCGGGACCACCCTCAGGATTTCTGGGATCCCCCTGCCCACTCGGACCTAGGCAGTGTTTGCAGCTTTCTGGGCTGGGCAGCTCCATCAGGGGCTGAGGCCCGGGAGGCCGAAAAGCTGCTAGGAGATTTCCTGAAGGAGGCTGAggcagagcaggaggaagaggagcagtCCCAGACACAGGCAG GACCCCCTGGGACTGCCCAGATCCTCTGCCCAGACTCCCCGGTGGGCTGCCTGGAAAACGAGGAGGGCCTCGTGTGGGAAGGCCCTGAGCTTCTGGACTTCAGTGTAGATGATGTGGCGGAGCAGCTGACCCTGATGGACGTG GAGCTCTTCTCGCGCCTGCGGCCCTTCGAGTGCCTGGGCTCCGTGTGGTCGCAGCGGGACCGGCCGGGGGCCGCAAGCATCGCCCCCACTGTGCGCGCCACCGTGACCCAGTTCAACACAGTGACCGGCTGCGTGCTGGGCTCAGTGCTGGGGGAACCGGGCCTTGCCGCCCCGCAGAGGGCGCAGCGGCTGGAGAAGTGGATCCGCATAGCTCAG CGCTGCCGGGAACTGCGGAACTTCTCCTCCCTGCGCGCCATCCTGTCCGCCCTGCAGTCTAACCCCATCTACAGGCTGAAGCGCAGCTGGGGCGCCGTGAGCCG GGAACCATTATCCACTTTCAGGAAACTTGCCCAGATTTTCTCCGATGAGAACAACCATCTGAGCAGCAGAGAGATTCTCTCCCAG gaGGCAACTCAGGGGCCCCAAGAGGAGGATGCCCCTGCAGGAAGCCCGTCCTCG AAACTGCCCCCAGGCCCCATCCCCTACCTTGGCACCTTTCTCACGGACCTGGTAATGCTGGATACCGCCCTGCCGGATATGCTGAAG GGGGATCTCATCAACtttgagaagaggaggaag GAGTGGGAGATCCTGGCCCGCATCCAGCAGCTGCAGAGACGCTGTCAGAGCTACTGCCTGAGCCCCCGCCCGCCCATCCTGGCCGCCCTGCGTGCCCAGCACAAGCTCAGCGAGGAGCAGAG CTATCGCATCTCCCGGGTCATTgagccaccagcctcctcctgccccagctccCCACGCATCCGACGGCAAATCAGCCTGACCAAGCGCCTCAGTGC GAAGCTGTCCCGGGAGAGAGTTTCATCCCCTGGTGGAAGTCCTGGGGATCCCTCATCCTCCACCTCAAG TCTGTCCCCAGCATCCCCTCCATCCAGTCCTAGAACCAAGGACCCTCCTACAGGCAGTCCTCCAGCCTCTCCAGGGCCCCAGAGCCCCAGCACCAAG CTGCCCCTGAGCCCAGACCTgccaggcccctggcccctggccctgcccttgAGTGGCCCTCATATCTCCCTCTCTGGGCAGCAGGGCTCAGAGGCCCGCGTCATCCGGGTCAGCATCGACAACGACCACGGTAATCTGTATCGGAGCATCTTG CTCACTAGTCAGGACAAGGCCCCCAGCGTGGTCCAGCGAGCCTTGGAAAAACACAATGTGGCCCAGCCCTTGGTCCGGGACTATCAGCTCTTCCAAGTCCTTCCTGGGGACAGGG AGCTCCTGATTCCTGACAACGCCAACGTGTTCTATGCCATGAGTCCAGCTGCCCCTGGAGACTTCGTCCTGCGGCGGAAGGAGGGGGCCCAGCACACAACCTCAGTCTCCCtaccccctcctccaggatatgGGCCTCATGGGCAGCAAGGGGTCTGGCTTCTATcaccaggaggcagggaggggcctcCTCTGTGA